A region from the Polyangiaceae bacterium genome encodes:
- a CDS encoding 3'-5' exonuclease — MRGGSDVGCFPTGRHYPGIAHLLTVRIVGLAEEWDGETTLDDLPMVCIDTETTGRDSALDRIVEIACVVWQRGEIVASHNWLCNPGMPIPKEAFDVHGISDDDVKDKPRFEDIAQDVLAALALGVPVAYNAEFDRAFVNAELGRAGFPPGTLPPACRKGVDWIDPLVWARELHKQEKGKSLGEVCSRLGIEINQAHRASDDAEAALRVLAAFAPDPRVPKTYAAFVQEQRRVGRLQDEERARWRGRS; from the coding sequence ATGAGAGGCGGCTCCGACGTCGGTTGCTTCCCCACGGGGCGGCATTACCCCGGCATCGCGCACCTGCTCACGGTGCGCATCGTAGGCCTGGCAGAAGAGTGGGACGGCGAGACGACCCTGGACGACCTGCCCATGGTCTGCATCGACACCGAGACCACCGGTCGGGATTCCGCGCTCGATCGCATCGTGGAGATCGCGTGTGTCGTGTGGCAGCGCGGCGAGATCGTCGCCAGCCACAACTGGCTGTGCAATCCCGGCATGCCGATCCCGAAAGAGGCCTTCGACGTCCACGGCATCAGTGACGACGACGTGAAGGACAAGCCGCGCTTCGAGGACATCGCTCAGGACGTCCTGGCCGCCCTCGCCCTTGGCGTTCCCGTCGCCTACAACGCCGAGTTCGATCGCGCCTTCGTCAACGCCGAGCTCGGCCGCGCCGGCTTCCCGCCGGGCACGTTGCCTCCGGCCTGCCGCAAGGGCGTGGACTGGATCGACCCGCTGGTGTGGGCCCGCGAGCTGCACAAGCAGGAGAAGGGCAAGAGCCTGGGCGAGGTGTGCTCGCGACTGGGCATCGAGATCAACCAGGCGCACCGCGCCTCGGACGACGCCGAAGCCGCGCTCCGCGTTCTTGCGGCCTTCGCTCCGGACCCGCGAGTCCCCAAGACCTACGCCGCCTTCGTGCAAGAGCAGCGCCGCGTCGGTCGCCTGCAAGACGAAGAGCGCGCCCGCTGGCGCGGCAGATCCTGA
- a CDS encoding serine/threonine protein kinase: protein MTSMPERVEFDGCQVVEKLRSGPVTDLYHAIQKPLGRPVLIKALSSSILPSSPFAASLEREARLLAELHHPGVLAVHDFVRRDERMWLVLEYVEGLSLEELIERVGKLNPPVATAIALEIARALSHAHGFGIVHRDVQPRNVLIGFSGNLKLINFTVAVDERMPTAPELLDGSAGFSGPSYMSPEQILGEASDPRSDLFSLGVVLYEMLSGRRPFDAPDQGTTTQRIRHESPEPLTRSVDHLPHALDRAVRRCLEKLPSDRFASADELSLILEQILADADQGSARSVISQALAEASIADEAPKSLARPTRPTAPKPEPDSLRPALAGLVLCSVLAVLGGGAIQALEWKRSEGTPRTSPAIEVSPSIAGYLRVVAEPWANVIVDGQKVDTTPFARSIVLAPGTHYVRLEHPNAPTERRTIHLVPGETVLLDVKMAVEHAPVPDAGIVDASEAEASP from the coding sequence GTGACGAGCATGCCGGAGCGAGTGGAGTTCGATGGCTGTCAGGTCGTCGAGAAGCTCCGTTCGGGTCCCGTCACTGACCTCTATCACGCGATCCAGAAGCCCCTGGGGCGCCCGGTCCTGATCAAGGCGCTGTCCTCCAGCATCCTGCCGTCCTCGCCCTTTGCCGCCTCCCTGGAGCGAGAAGCGCGGTTGCTCGCGGAGCTGCACCACCCAGGCGTGCTCGCGGTTCACGACTTCGTCCGCAGGGACGAGCGCATGTGGCTGGTGCTGGAGTACGTCGAGGGCCTCTCCCTCGAGGAGCTCATCGAGCGCGTGGGCAAGCTGAATCCGCCGGTGGCGACGGCCATCGCGCTCGAGATTGCCCGCGCCCTGAGCCACGCCCACGGCTTCGGCATCGTGCACCGAGACGTGCAGCCGCGGAACGTGCTGATCGGGTTCTCCGGAAACCTGAAGCTCATCAACTTCACCGTCGCCGTCGACGAGCGCATGCCCACGGCGCCGGAGCTGCTCGATGGCAGCGCGGGCTTCTCCGGACCGTCGTACATGTCCCCGGAGCAGATCCTCGGCGAAGCGTCCGACCCCCGCAGTGACTTGTTCTCGCTCGGCGTGGTGCTCTACGAAATGCTGAGCGGGCGGCGTCCCTTCGATGCTCCGGACCAAGGGACCACCACGCAACGCATCCGACACGAATCTCCGGAGCCGCTCACGCGCAGCGTGGACCACTTGCCCCACGCCCTCGATCGCGCCGTGCGCCGGTGTCTCGAGAAGCTTCCGAGCGATCGCTTCGCGTCCGCCGACGAGCTGTCGTTGATCCTCGAACAGATCCTCGCCGACGCCGACCAGGGCTCCGCGCGCAGCGTGATCTCGCAAGCGCTGGCCGAGGCTTCGATCGCGGACGAGGCGCCCAAATCCCTGGCGCGCCCCACCCGGCCCACGGCGCCGAAACCCGAGCCGGACAGCCTCCGGCCCGCCCTCGCGGGGCTGGTGCTGTGCTCCGTTCTCGCCGTGCTGGGCGGCGGGGCCATCCAAGCGCTGGAGTGGAAGCGCAGCGAAGGCACGCCGCGCACCTCCCCGGCCATAGAGGTTTCACCCTCCATCGCCGGCTACCTGCGGGTGGTGGCCGAGCCCTGGGCCAACGTGATCGTGGATGGCCAAAAGGTCGACACCACTCCCTTCGCGCGGTCCATCGTGCTGGCACCCGGCACCCACTACGTGCGCTTGGAGCACCCGAACGCGCCCACGGAGCGCCGCACCATTCACCTGGTCCCGGGCGAGACCGTGCTGCTCGACGTGAAGATGGCCGTGGAGCACGCGCCGGTGCCGGACGCCGGCATCGTGGATGCCAGCGAGGCCGAAGCCTCTCCCTGA
- a CDS encoding phosphoadenylyl-sulfate reductase: MLDVQAAARELADAPPGAIVKRALEEFGTDLAISFSGAEDVLLIELAHQSGLPYRVFSLDTGRLHPETYRFFDRVEKHYGIRIEYCFPDAERVQALVRAKGMFSFYEDGHQECCAIRKVGPLKRQLAGLSAWMTGQRRDQSPTRAEVAIVALDDAHTGKAGGPLVKWNPLANVELDYVWASIQGFEVPHNELHARGMVSIGCEPCTRPILPGQHERDGRWWWERASDKECGLHVKK, translated from the coding sequence ATGCTGGACGTCCAAGCCGCTGCTCGCGAGCTCGCCGACGCGCCGCCCGGCGCCATCGTGAAGCGGGCCCTGGAGGAATTCGGGACGGATCTCGCGATCAGCTTCAGCGGCGCGGAAGACGTGCTCCTGATCGAGCTGGCGCACCAGAGCGGGCTGCCCTACCGGGTGTTCAGTCTCGACACCGGTCGCCTACATCCGGAGACCTACCGCTTCTTCGATCGCGTGGAGAAGCACTATGGCATTCGCATCGAGTACTGCTTTCCCGATGCCGAACGCGTTCAAGCGTTGGTCCGTGCCAAGGGCATGTTCTCGTTCTACGAGGACGGACACCAGGAGTGCTGCGCCATTCGCAAGGTGGGCCCGCTGAAACGCCAGCTCGCCGGCTTGTCCGCGTGGATGACGGGCCAGCGGCGGGATCAGAGCCCCACCCGCGCGGAGGTCGCCATCGTGGCGCTGGACGACGCGCACACGGGCAAGGCCGGCGGGCCCCTGGTCAAGTGGAACCCGCTGGCCAACGTGGAGCTCGACTACGTGTGGGCCAGCATCCAGGGCTTCGAGGTGCCGCACAACGAGCTGCACGCCCGCGGCATGGTGAGCATCGGATGCGAGCCGTGCACCCGCCCCATCTTGCCCGGGCAGCACGAACGTGACGGTCGCTGGTGGTGGGAGCGCGCCTCCGACAAGGAATGCGGCCTCCACGTGAAGAAGTGA
- a CDS encoding PAS domain S-box protein — protein MNEYLAAGSLIEGVVSDADSEAPNELEALRARVSELTERLRAARGSEEIQRAVLEGVPDYILELDTEGRIRFMNQTAPGFELEGVLGMPIFDFLSEESREPARRCLEQVLETEEAGAFDSTGLGPHRRLAHYHARLAPLTRGDGTRSLVMVATDITELRQAQLELKDSQERLHLTMAASGIGIWSWDREGDRIRWDTQTCRLFGVEEGWSPGSFDEYLALIHPDDRDAVRGAIFRSVETGVYEDIQHRIETPEGSTRWVLCKGDAQTDESGQVTRLLGAIVDVSDRRALEEQLLQSQKMEAVGQLAAGVAHNFNNMLAAILPNLELASRRAAPDIRRLLDAAREASTRAARIVRQLMLFAGGRHHAEQRRSEALDALVERTVEMCRNTFDRGIGIELRRDPALLPVRADSTQLEQVVLNALLNARDALDEVGDRERRIWVSVESISADDVPLEHAKGEWIRVRIEDNGAGIPAELRRRVFEPFFTTKEVGKGTGLGLATSYAIVREHGGVIDCSAGAEHGTVIDICLPADPSPEKTPSTPAPPETVGGKEHVLLVDDEALVRGAVLRVLEEAGYSVATAGDGAEALERFGRDTFDLVLLDLSLPRLSGRQVLSELRRQHPKARVICFSGTGETPPDANAFLDKPVGADTLLATVRDVLDAS, from the coding sequence GTGAACGAGTATCTCGCGGCGGGGAGTCTGATCGAGGGTGTGGTGTCCGACGCCGATAGTGAAGCTCCGAATGAACTCGAGGCGTTGCGCGCTCGCGTGAGTGAGCTCACGGAACGCCTGCGCGCCGCGCGAGGCTCCGAAGAGATTCAGCGCGCGGTGCTCGAAGGGGTGCCCGATTACATCCTCGAGCTGGACACCGAAGGCCGCATCAGATTCATGAACCAGACCGCGCCCGGCTTCGAGCTGGAAGGCGTGTTGGGAATGCCCATCTTCGACTTCTTGTCGGAGGAGTCCCGAGAGCCCGCGCGCCGCTGCCTCGAGCAGGTGCTGGAAACGGAAGAAGCCGGCGCCTTCGATTCCACCGGGCTCGGTCCCCATCGTCGCCTCGCTCACTACCACGCGCGCCTGGCGCCGCTGACCCGCGGAGATGGGACCCGCTCGCTGGTGATGGTGGCGACGGACATCACCGAGCTCCGGCAAGCGCAGCTCGAGCTCAAGGACAGCCAAGAGCGCCTGCATCTGACCATGGCCGCCAGCGGTATCGGCATCTGGAGCTGGGACCGGGAGGGTGACCGCATTCGCTGGGACACGCAGACCTGTCGTCTGTTCGGCGTGGAAGAAGGCTGGTCCCCCGGCAGCTTCGACGAGTACCTGGCTCTGATCCACCCGGACGATCGCGATGCCGTGCGCGGTGCGATCTTTCGCTCGGTGGAAACAGGGGTGTACGAGGACATTCAACATAGGATCGAGACGCCCGAAGGCTCGACGCGCTGGGTGCTGTGCAAGGGGGATGCGCAAACGGACGAGAGCGGACAGGTGACGCGACTTCTGGGCGCCATCGTGGACGTGAGCGACCGGCGCGCTCTCGAAGAGCAGCTCCTGCAGTCGCAGAAGATGGAAGCCGTCGGTCAGCTGGCAGCGGGCGTCGCCCATAACTTCAACAACATGCTCGCTGCGATCCTGCCCAACCTGGAGCTGGCATCGCGGCGAGCGGCACCGGACATCCGGCGCTTGTTGGACGCCGCCCGCGAAGCCTCCACTCGCGCTGCGCGGATCGTGCGGCAGCTGATGCTGTTCGCCGGGGGAAGACACCACGCGGAGCAGCGGCGCTCGGAGGCGCTCGACGCGCTGGTGGAACGAACGGTGGAGATGTGCCGAAACACCTTCGATCGAGGGATCGGCATCGAGCTGCGGCGCGATCCCGCCCTGCTGCCGGTGCGCGCGGATTCCACCCAGTTGGAGCAGGTCGTGCTGAACGCTCTTCTGAACGCCCGCGACGCGCTCGATGAGGTCGGCGATCGTGAGCGAAGGATCTGGGTTTCGGTGGAGAGCATCTCCGCCGATGACGTTCCCCTCGAGCACGCAAAGGGAGAGTGGATCCGAGTTCGCATCGAAGACAACGGCGCGGGCATACCGGCGGAGCTGCGGCGCCGCGTGTTCGAGCCCTTCTTCACCACCAAGGAAGTGGGCAAGGGAACCGGCCTCGGGCTGGCCACCAGCTACGCCATCGTTCGCGAGCACGGCGGCGTCATCGACTGCAGTGCGGGGGCAGAGCACGGCACCGTCATCGACATCTGCCTGCCCGCGGATCCCTCTCCGGAGAAGACGCCGTCCACTCCGGCGCCTCCCGAGACCGTCGGCGGCAAGGAGCACGTACTCTTGGTGGACGACGAAGCGCTGGTTCGGGGAGCCGTGCTCCGGGTTCTGGAAGAGGCGGGGTACTCCGTCGCGACCGCTGGTGACGGCGCCGAAGCGCTGGAGCGCTTTGGACGCGACACGTTCGACTTGGTGCTCCTCGACCTGTCGCTGCCGCGGCTCTCGGGTCGTCAGGTGCTGAGCGAGCTGCGGCGCCAACATCCGAAGGCGCGGGTGATCTGCTTTTCGGGCACCGGAGAGACGCCGCCAGACGCGAACGCGTTCCTGGACAAGCCGGTGGGCGCCGACACCCTGTTGGCCACCGTCCGCGACGTGCTCGACGCTTCCTGA
- a CDS encoding GntR family transcriptional regulator — protein sequence MLALTVDFDSEVPVYRQIVEEIRGLIARGQLTDGSELPSVRQLGARIGINQNTVARAYRLLSDEGLVDLRHGSRAKVRIADAPYRDAGDDADRRLHDVISRWVLAGESRRSIERRFAEALDRFFAAQVTR from the coding sequence ATGCTGGCACTGACCGTAGACTTCGACAGCGAGGTCCCCGTTTATCGGCAAATTGTCGAGGAAATTCGGGGGCTCATCGCTCGCGGGCAGTTGACCGACGGGAGCGAGCTGCCCAGCGTGCGACAGCTCGGCGCCCGAATCGGGATCAACCAGAACACCGTGGCGCGGGCCTATCGGCTGCTCTCCGACGAGGGGCTGGTGGATCTGCGGCATGGCTCCCGCGCCAAGGTGCGCATCGCCGACGCGCCCTATCGCGACGCCGGCGACGATGCCGACCGCCGTCTGCACGACGTGATCAGCCGATGGGTTCTGGCCGGCGAGAGCCGACGCAGCATCGAACGCCGTTTCGCCGAAGCACTGGATCGCTTCTTCGCCGCCCAGGTCACGAGGTAA
- a CDS encoding DUF1648 domain-containing protein — METAARLTLAISIALVGITVHLIARVNAGQRVFFLDLGREPTDTDRARVRRTLWVNAAVVVVGIAVSLLSSDVLVLTLVATVAPLLSIAWMLGEMLVLVRTVAPPAAGGRFVVPLDAPPPLSSYLSAPLAAANLALVVIPAALFWLLRQELPERVPLHWDAAGRVNRWGSPGELWMFWGILLFDYALLWVIAWSASRERWVLSPKEPERYAWLQHRRRSLMVRMVETMIAGLNLSMAVMWLGIAYGSMPGNGEVLGAIIVFSVVLMAVAIVGPLVAFLLPMVRIQGEIKRLAGSDVLGTRPDGWRWRGMIYYAPEDPALFVPKRWGIGQTLNFARPGAWVFLGVLTLLPLVLAAATALFSR; from the coding sequence ATGGAAACAGCAGCCCGACTCACGTTGGCCATTTCGATCGCCTTGGTGGGCATCACCGTGCACCTCATTGCTCGGGTGAACGCCGGCCAACGCGTCTTCTTTCTCGACCTCGGCCGCGAGCCGACCGACACGGACCGTGCTCGCGTGCGGCGAACGCTCTGGGTCAACGCCGCCGTGGTGGTCGTGGGGATCGCGGTGTCGCTGCTGTCCAGCGACGTACTGGTGCTCACGCTGGTCGCCACCGTGGCGCCCCTGCTGTCCATCGCTTGGATGCTGGGCGAGATGCTGGTGCTGGTGCGCACCGTCGCGCCGCCGGCGGCGGGGGGCCGCTTCGTAGTGCCCTTGGACGCGCCGCCGCCGCTGTCGAGCTACCTCTCCGCGCCCTTGGCGGCGGCGAACCTGGCGCTGGTGGTGATCCCCGCGGCGCTGTTCTGGCTCTTGCGGCAGGAGCTCCCCGAGCGCGTTCCCCTGCATTGGGACGCCGCCGGACGGGTGAACCGCTGGGGCAGCCCGGGAGAGCTGTGGATGTTCTGGGGCATCCTGCTGTTCGACTACGCCTTGTTGTGGGTGATCGCGTGGTCTGCCTCGCGGGAGCGCTGGGTGCTCTCGCCCAAGGAGCCGGAACGTTACGCCTGGCTGCAGCACCGCCGCCGTTCGCTGATGGTGCGCATGGTGGAGACGATGATCGCCGGGCTGAACTTGTCCATGGCCGTCATGTGGCTGGGCATCGCCTACGGCAGCATGCCGGGCAACGGCGAGGTATTGGGCGCGATCATCGTCTTCAGCGTGGTGCTGATGGCCGTCGCGATCGTGGGGCCCTTGGTGGCGTTCTTGCTGCCGATGGTGCGCATCCAAGGCGAGATCAAGCGCCTCGCCGGCAGCGACGTGCTCGGCACGCGTCCCGATGGCTGGCGCTGGCGCGGCATGATCTACTACGCGCCCGAAGACCCTGCGCTGTTCGTTCCGAAGCGTTGGGGCATCGGCCAGACCCTGAACTTCGCGCGTCCCGGTGCCTGGGTGTTCTTGGGCGTATTGACGCTGTTGCCG